The Oleidesulfovibrio alaskensis DSM 16109 DNA window TTTCAGCGCAACATGATGCACAAGGGCATTCCCGTCACGGTATGGGTCATGACCCGCGACACCTATTCCTGCCCTGTTTCTCTGATGGACCCTGTATTTGTGGGGCTGTACACCACCGAAGGCCCGCTTGAGATGGTGAGCAACGAAGAATATCCCCGTCTGCTGGACTACCTGCTGAAGCACCACGGCAAGGCGCTGGGGGCCAACGCGGATACCACGGGTACTGGCAACTAGCAGACGCGTCCGGCAGACACTTCCGGCAGGCGCACCGTCCGGGTCTGCACAGCCGGCCATATACCCGTGCAGACGGTTTTACCGTCTGCTGAGCGGCAGGTTGACCCGTCAGTGCCTTGGGGCTATTCTCCTCCACTGCATTTCGCCCAAGGAGAATCCCCATGCTTGACCTTAAACTGCTGCAGAACAATCCCGAAGTGGTTGCCGAGGCCCTTGCCAAACGCAATTCGGGCATTGATATCACCCTGTTTACCGCACTTGACCAGCGCCGCAGAGAACTGCTGCTGGAAGTGGAAGCGCTGAAAAGCGAACGCAACAAGGCTTCCGGCGATGTCGCCCGCATGAAGCGCGCCGGAGAAAACGCCGACGCACTCATCGAAAAACTGGGCGCTCTGTCAGACCGCATCAAAACACTGGACGCTGAAACCGAAACGGTAAAAGCCGAAGTGCACCAGTGGCTCATTTCTCTGCCCAATATCCCGCACGAAAGCGTTCCCGCCGGAGCAGACGAAAACGACAACGTATTTCTGCATGCATGGGGAGAAAAGCCTTCTTTTGACTTCACTCCCAAAGAGCACTGGGAAATCGGCCCTGCACTGGGGCTTGATTTTGAACGCGGCAGCCGTCTGACGGGCAGCCGTTTCACCGTGCTGTGGCACTGGGCGGCAAAGCTGGAACGCGCCCTGACGGCATTCTTTCTGGACGTGCACACCCGCGAACACGGGTACATGGAAGTCTACCCTCCCGCCATGGTCAACGCCCAGACCATGACCGGCACCGGACAACTGCCCAAGTTTGAGGAAGACCTCTTCAAGCTGCGCGATTCCGAGTACTATCTTATTCCCACGGCAGAAGTACCGCTGACAAACCTGCACAGCGGCGAAGTGGTGCCGGAAGAAAAACTGCCCATAGCCTATACCGCGCAGACACAGTGCTTCCGCTCCGAAGCGGGCAGCTACGGCAAGGATACCAAAGGCTTCATACGCCAGCATCAGTTCACCAAAGTGGAAATGGTGCGGTTTGCCCACCCTGAAAAATCGTTTGAAGAGCTGGAAAAACTGCGCAGTCACGCCGAAGTGC harbors:
- the serS gene encoding serine--tRNA ligase → MLDLKLLQNNPEVVAEALAKRNSGIDITLFTALDQRRRELLLEVEALKSERNKASGDVARMKRAGENADALIEKLGALSDRIKTLDAETETVKAEVHQWLISLPNIPHESVPAGADENDNVFLHAWGEKPSFDFTPKEHWEIGPALGLDFERGSRLTGSRFTVLWHWAAKLERALTAFFLDVHTREHGYMEVYPPAMVNAQTMTGTGQLPKFEEDLFKLRDSEYYLIPTAEVPLTNLHSGEVVPEEKLPIAYTAQTQCFRSEAGSYGKDTKGFIRQHQFTKVEMVRFAHPEKSFEELEKLRSHAEVLLQKLGLHYRVVTLCSGDMGFSAAKTYDLEVWLPGQDKYREISSCSNCTDFQARRANIRTRLADAKKPVFLHTLNGSGLAVGRTLVAILENYQQADGSVVVPEVLRPYMGGVALLTPDGPF